From the Candidatus Schekmanbacteria bacterium genome, the window TCGATTTCATCTTGTCCCAAATAGGGCTTTGAATGGGGTATAGGTAAAATTTTCATTGTCACCTATTCTTCCGAAATATTGATAAAAACTCTCAAAGGAACAAATCCTTCTGCGTATTTTACTCTTGCAAGAGTACCCCTAAAATTAGCAGTGGATAAAACTATGTCTTCAATAGAAATACCCGCGATATTGGTGCGCATAACTTGAGATGCATGTGCCTTCACCAACGCAATTTTTATATCCAAAACTTTTTCAATGTCGCTAAAAATGGTAGGACTAAAATCCTGAGTTGTGGGTCCTTCATAGAATAAAACATTCTTTGCATAGCGTGCTGCGGAAATTACTGCATTGCTTAAATGTCTATGGTCCTGATGAGTGTCGTTATAATAGTGCGTAAAAGTAAATACTGGTTTTACTTCCTTTATAACACTCTCAACTTTTTGAATCGTGCTCAATCGTGAATCGATTTTTGTATCTTCTAATCCTCCCCAAAAAATTTTTTTTACACCCATTATTCTTGCGGCTTCTTCCTGCTCTTTCTTTCTTACCTGAGGGTCACCTCCCTGCTCTCCCATTGTCATAATAAGATAATAAATTTCATCTCCTTTCTGGGCATATTTTTTCAAAGTTCCGCCGCAACCAACTTCAATATCATCGGGGTGTGAACCAATTGCAAGAATTTTCATAACTTATCCCCTTTTAAAATTGAATAACTCTCTTTTCCACAATTAAAAAGAAGGTCAACTATAGAAAG encodes:
- a CDS encoding PIG-L family deacetylase, which codes for MKILAIGSHPDDIEVGCGGTLKKYAQKGDEIYYLIMTMGEQGGDPQVRKKEQEEAARIMGVKKIFWGGLEDTKIDSRLSTIQKVESVIKEVKPVFTFTHYYNDTHQDHRHLSNAVISAARYAKNVLFYEGPTTQDFSPTIFSDIEKVLDIKIALVKAHASQVMRTNIAGISIEDIVLSTANFRGTLARVKYAEGFVPLRVFINISEE